The following proteins are encoded in a genomic region of Campylobacter showae CSUNSWCD:
- the queC gene encoding 7-cyano-7-deazaguanine synthase QueC: MKKAVCIMSGGMDSTLCAVLAKRAGYEIIALHFDYGQRTMKREKLAFEQICERIGALKKVNLDAHFIASIGGNALTDESLEIRKDGAKADTPSTYVPFRNGIFISIAAALAEKEGAQALYIGIVEEDGSGYPDCTADFISKIESAVNAGTSKDFSLRIVTPLVNLSKADIVRKSLEAGSPLELTWSCYEREDEACGECDSCRLRLRGFELAGEKDRIKYVNLK; the protein is encoded by the coding sequence GTGAAAAAAGCGGTTTGCATAATGAGCGGCGGCATGGACAGCACGCTGTGCGCCGTCCTCGCTAAGCGCGCAGGCTACGAGATCATCGCGCTGCATTTTGACTACGGGCAGCGCACGATGAAGCGCGAAAAGCTAGCCTTTGAGCAGATATGCGAGCGTATCGGTGCGCTAAAAAAGGTAAATTTAGACGCTCATTTTATAGCAAGTATCGGCGGCAACGCACTAACCGACGAGAGCCTTGAGATCCGCAAGGACGGCGCCAAAGCCGACACTCCTAGCACCTACGTGCCGTTTCGTAACGGCATCTTTATCTCTATCGCCGCCGCGCTGGCCGAAAAAGAAGGCGCGCAAGCGCTATACATCGGCATCGTCGAGGAGGACGGCTCGGGCTACCCCGACTGCACGGCGGATTTTATCAGTAAGATAGAAAGCGCCGTAAATGCCGGCACCTCAAAGGATTTTAGCCTGCGCATCGTAACGCCGCTGGTAAATTTAAGCAAGGCTGACATCGTGCGAAAGTCGCTGGAGGCCGGCTCGCCGCTAGAGCTAACATGGAGCTGCTATGAGCGCGAGGACGAGGCCTGCGGCGAATGTGACAGCTGCCGCTTGAGACTACGAGGATTTGAGCTTGCGGGCGAAAAAGATAGGATAAAGTACGTAAATCTAAAATAA